A window of Streptomyces sp. DG1A-41 contains these coding sequences:
- the speB gene encoding agmatinase, producing the protein MSSNETPRGPVDSSRVPRYAGPATFARLPRLDEVGGRADVAVVGVPFDSGVSYRPGARFGGNAIREASRLLRPYNPAQDASPFALAQVADGGDIAVNPFNINEAVETVEAAADDLLGSGARLMTLGGDHTIALPLLRSVAKKHGPVALLHFDAHLDTWDTYFGAEYTHGTPFRRAVEEGILDTSALSHVGTRGPLYGKQDLTDDEKMGFGIVTSADVYRRGADEVADQLRQRIGDRPLYISIDIDCLDPAHAPGTGTPEAGGMTSRELLEILRGLASCNLVSADVVEVAPAYDHAEITSVAASHTAYELTTIMSRQIAEARAQ; encoded by the coding sequence ATGAGCAGCAACGAGACTCCCCGCGGGCCCGTCGACTCCTCCCGCGTCCCGCGGTACGCCGGTCCCGCGACCTTCGCCCGGCTGCCCCGGCTCGACGAGGTCGGCGGACGGGCCGATGTCGCCGTGGTGGGCGTGCCGTTCGACTCGGGTGTCTCGTACCGGCCGGGCGCCCGCTTCGGCGGCAACGCGATCCGTGAGGCGTCCCGGCTGCTGCGCCCGTACAACCCGGCGCAGGACGCCTCCCCGTTCGCCCTCGCCCAGGTCGCGGACGGCGGCGACATCGCCGTGAACCCGTTCAACATCAACGAGGCCGTCGAGACCGTCGAGGCCGCCGCGGACGACCTGCTCGGCTCGGGCGCCCGCCTGATGACCCTCGGCGGCGACCACACCATCGCGCTGCCCCTGCTGCGCTCGGTGGCGAAGAAGCACGGCCCGGTGGCCCTGCTGCACTTCGACGCCCACCTCGACACCTGGGACACCTACTTCGGCGCCGAGTACACGCACGGCACTCCGTTCCGGCGCGCGGTGGAGGAGGGCATCCTCGACACCTCCGCCCTGTCCCACGTCGGCACGCGCGGCCCGCTCTACGGCAAGCAGGACCTGACCGACGACGAGAAGATGGGCTTCGGCATCGTCACCTCGGCGGACGTCTACCGGCGCGGTGCCGACGAGGTCGCCGACCAGCTGCGCCAGCGCATCGGCGACCGGCCGCTGTACATCTCCATCGACATCGACTGCCTCGACCCGGCCCACGCCCCCGGCACGGGCACGCCCGAGGCCGGCGGCATGACCTCGCGCGAGCTGCTGGAGATCCTTCGCGGGCTGGCGTCCTGCAACCTGGTCTCGGCGGACGTCGTCGAGGTGGCCCCCGCGTACGATCACGCGGAGATCACGTCGGTGGCCGCGTCCCACACGGCGTACGAACTGACCACGATCATGTCCCGCCAGATTGCAGAGGCCCGCGCGCAGTGA
- a CDS encoding phosphatase, with protein MPIPGTPSRAELVDHLVRTRIAGDVATPRENNLSHYRKLANADRHYWFGLELGDRWSDEQDVLAVMAERVGVNDDPEYRYGQDTIDPELTVAGLERLAGRLRKAADGQQRVLFATGHPGGLLDVHRATAAALRAAGCEIVVIPDGLTTEEGYVMQFADVAVLEHGATLWHTHSGEPMKAILTAMEREGRPLPDLVVADHGWAGYAGQHGVDSVGYADSNDPALFLAEAEGTVQVTVPLDDHVVSPRHYDPMTAYLLAEAGLS; from the coding sequence ATGCCGATACCCGGGACACCCAGCCGCGCCGAACTCGTCGACCACCTCGTCAGGACGCGTATCGCGGGCGATGTCGCCACCCCCCGCGAGAACAACCTCTCCCACTACCGCAAGCTGGCGAACGCCGACCGCCACTACTGGTTCGGCCTGGAACTCGGCGACCGCTGGAGCGACGAGCAGGACGTCCTCGCGGTGATGGCGGAACGGGTCGGCGTGAACGACGACCCCGAGTACCGGTACGGACAGGACACCATCGACCCGGAGCTGACCGTCGCCGGTCTGGAGCGGCTCGCCGGCCGGCTGCGCAAGGCGGCGGACGGGCAGCAGCGGGTCCTGTTCGCCACCGGTCACCCCGGCGGCCTGCTCGACGTGCACCGCGCGACCGCGGCGGCCCTGCGCGCGGCCGGCTGCGAGATCGTCGTCATCCCGGACGGGCTGACGACGGAGGAGGGCTACGTCATGCAGTTCGCGGACGTGGCGGTGCTGGAGCACGGTGCCACCCTGTGGCACACCCACTCGGGCGAGCCGATGAAGGCCATCCTGACCGCCATGGAGCGCGAGGGCCGCCCGCTGCCCGACCTGGTCGTCGCCGACCACGGCTGGGCGGGCTACGCGGGACAGCACGGCGTGGACTCCGTCGGCTACGCCGACTCCAACGACCCGGCTCTCTTCCTCGCCGAGGCCGAGGGCACCGTGCAGGTGACGGTGCCCCTCGACGACCACGTGGTCAGTCCGCGCCACTACGACCCGATGACGGCCTACCTGCTGGCGGAGGCGGGCCTCAGCTAG
- a CDS encoding acyl-CoA dehydrogenase family protein — translation MRRTVFNEDHEAFRETLRAFIEAEVVPVYDEWFAAGQAPRDFYYKLGELGIFGINVPEEYGGAGLDSHKFEAVLYEETARAGVQFGGSGVHVLLALPYIKMLATDEQKKRYLPKFVTGEEMWAIAMTEPGTGSDLAGMKSTAKLSEDGTHYVLNGAKTFITGGVHADRVIVCARTAAPTAEDRRHGISLFAVDTKSEGYSVGRKLDKLGLKTSDTAELAFVDVKVPVEDLLGEENKGFYYLGHNLASERWGIAFGAYAQAKAAVRFAKQYVQERTVFGKPVAHFQNTKFELAACQAEVDAAEAVADRATEALDAGELTPAEAASAKLFCTEVAHRVIDRCLQLHGGYGYMNEYPIARLYADNRVNRIYGGTSEIMKTIIAKDMGL, via the coding sequence GTGCGCCGTACGGTGTTCAACGAGGATCACGAGGCGTTCCGGGAGACCCTGCGCGCCTTCATCGAGGCCGAGGTCGTACCCGTGTACGACGAGTGGTTCGCGGCGGGCCAGGCGCCCCGCGACTTCTACTACAAGCTCGGCGAGCTGGGGATCTTCGGGATCAACGTCCCCGAGGAGTACGGCGGCGCCGGCCTGGACAGCCACAAGTTCGAGGCCGTGCTCTACGAGGAGACCGCTCGCGCGGGCGTCCAGTTCGGCGGCTCCGGCGTGCACGTGCTGCTCGCCCTGCCCTACATCAAGATGCTCGCCACCGACGAGCAGAAGAAGCGCTACCTGCCGAAGTTCGTCACCGGCGAGGAGATGTGGGCCATCGCGATGACGGAGCCGGGCACCGGTTCCGACCTCGCGGGCATGAAGTCCACCGCCAAGCTGAGTGAGGACGGCACCCACTACGTCCTCAACGGCGCCAAGACCTTCATCACCGGCGGTGTGCACGCCGACCGCGTGATCGTCTGCGCCCGGACCGCCGCCCCGACCGCCGAGGACCGCCGCCACGGCATCTCCCTCTTCGCCGTCGACACCAAGTCCGAGGGCTACTCCGTCGGCCGCAAGCTCGACAAGCTCGGCCTGAAGACCTCCGACACCGCCGAGCTGGCCTTCGTCGACGTCAAGGTGCCCGTCGAGGACCTCCTCGGCGAGGAGAACAAGGGCTTCTACTACCTGGGCCACAACCTGGCCTCCGAGCGCTGGGGCATCGCCTTCGGCGCCTACGCCCAGGCCAAGGCCGCCGTGCGGTTCGCCAAGCAGTACGTGCAGGAGCGCACGGTCTTCGGCAAGCCGGTCGCCCACTTCCAGAACACCAAGTTCGAGCTGGCCGCCTGCCAGGCCGAGGTGGACGCCGCCGAGGCCGTCGCCGACCGCGCGACCGAGGCCCTCGACGCCGGTGAGCTCACCCCCGCCGAGGCCGCCTCCGCGAAGCTGTTCTGCACCGAGGTCGCCCACCGCGTCATCGACCGCTGCCTCCAGCTGCACGGCGGCTACGGCTACATGAACGAGTACCCGATCGCCCGCCTGTACGCGGACAACCGCGTCAACCGCATCTACGGCGGCACCAGCGAGATCATGAAGACGATCATCGCGAAGGACATGGGCCTGTAA
- a CDS encoding transposase — protein sequence MAQVGVAAEAGHARYTYRLRVSSAARTAFAAEWDRCRWVWNECVAKCKAVYLHNKATGGKQTCGPALLDRILTEARRTTPWLRKGSSVVQQQVIRDFGRSRAKAHKDMQQRLPVWQRAGMPKWRTKREALPTLNYTRRGFRLQDGRLYLAGGIVARVVWSRELPAEPSSVRVFQDSLGHWYCSFVVPAEVQPLPRTGRVLGVDRGVKETATTTSDAHDLPHAEHGKKVQKKLTRYDRMMARRRPKKGQPASKGYREAKKLRAKAYKKAARQRADTARKWAKKVVRDHDAVAEEDFRPKFLARTTMARKAADAAIGATKAALLEMGRKHGRNIHLVHPAHTTMDCAHCAARAKHALPLSERTYTCTACGTVSPRDKNSARVMLLRAGLNPAGVDGGRPPGALLQEAA from the coding sequence ATGGCGCAGGTGGGGGTGGCTGCGGAAGCCGGGCATGCCCGCTACACCTACCGGCTGCGCGTGTCGTCCGCTGCCCGCACGGCCTTTGCGGCGGAGTGGGACCGGTGCCGGTGGGTGTGGAACGAGTGTGTAGCCAAGTGCAAGGCCGTGTACCTGCACAACAAGGCGACCGGGGGGAAACAGACGTGCGGCCCGGCGCTACTCGACAGGATCCTGACCGAAGCACGGCGGACGACGCCGTGGCTGCGTAAGGGCTCGTCGGTTGTCCAGCAGCAGGTCATCCGCGACTTCGGCCGCTCCCGCGCCAAGGCGCACAAGGACATGCAGCAACGCCTGCCGGTATGGCAGCGGGCCGGGATGCCGAAGTGGAGGACCAAACGCGAGGCGCTGCCGACCCTGAACTACACGCGGCGCGGCTTCAGATTGCAGGACGGCCGTCTGTATCTGGCGGGCGGGATCGTGGCGAGGGTGGTGTGGTCGCGGGAACTGCCGGCTGAGCCGTCCTCGGTGCGCGTGTTCCAGGACAGCCTCGGCCACTGGTACTGCTCGTTCGTCGTCCCCGCCGAGGTGCAGCCGCTGCCTCGGACCGGTCGAGTACTCGGTGTCGACCGGGGCGTGAAGGAGACCGCGACGACCACATCCGACGCGCACGATCTGCCGCACGCCGAGCACGGCAAGAAGGTCCAGAAGAAGCTGACCCGGTACGACCGGATGATGGCCCGCCGCAGGCCAAAGAAGGGACAACCGGCATCCAAGGGCTACCGCGAGGCGAAGAAGCTACGGGCGAAGGCATACAAGAAGGCCGCCAGACAGCGTGCGGACACCGCCCGCAAGTGGGCCAAGAAGGTGGTCCGCGACCACGACGCCGTCGCTGAAGAGGACTTCCGCCCGAAGTTCCTCGCCAGGACCACCATGGCCCGCAAGGCCGCGGACGCCGCCATCGGCGCCACCAAGGCCGCTCTGCTCGAAATGGGCCGCAAGCACGGGCGGAACATCCACCTGGTCCACCCCGCGCACACCACGATGGACTGTGCGCACTGCGCTGCGAGAGCCAAGCACGCACTGCCGCTGAGTGAGCGCACCTACACCTGCACCGCATGCGGGACCGTGTCCCCACGAGACAAGAACTCCGCACGCGTGATGCTCCTCCGGGCTGGTCTCAACCCGGCTGGCGTTGATGGCGGAAGACCTCCTGGAGCGCTGCTCCAGGAGGCGGCCTGA
- a CDS encoding acyl-CoA thioesterase II: MSQALQDLLDLLDLEQIEEDIFRGRSRSAVVPRVFGGQVAAQALVAAGRTVPEDRPAHSLHAYFLRPGDPGAPIVYTVDRIRDGRSFTTRRVVAVQHGKPIFHLSASFQVYEDGLDHQERMPSAPDPVTLPTGEERLRGYGHLDPVVVDKFLEARAAVDLRYVDEPPYGKFGEPREPHSQVWFRTNGKLADDPLLHVVLATYVSDMTLLDSVLLAHGRGGWAVGDVVGASLDHAMWFHRPFRADEWLLYDQESPSAYGGRGLGQARIYTQDGRLAITVIQEGVVRVPREPGAS, translated from the coding sequence ATGAGTCAGGCACTACAGGACCTCCTCGATCTGCTCGACCTGGAGCAGATCGAGGAGGACATCTTCCGCGGCCGGTCCCGGTCCGCCGTCGTCCCCCGGGTCTTCGGCGGGCAGGTCGCGGCCCAGGCACTCGTCGCCGCCGGGCGCACGGTCCCCGAGGACCGGCCCGCGCACTCCCTCCACGCGTACTTCCTGCGCCCCGGCGACCCCGGCGCGCCCATCGTCTACACCGTCGACCGGATCCGCGACGGCCGCTCCTTCACCACCCGCCGGGTGGTCGCCGTCCAGCACGGCAAGCCGATCTTCCACCTCTCGGCGTCCTTCCAGGTGTACGAGGACGGGCTGGACCACCAGGAACGCATGCCGTCCGCGCCCGACCCCGTCACGCTGCCCACCGGCGAGGAACGGCTGCGCGGGTACGGCCATCTCGACCCTGTCGTGGTCGACAAGTTCCTGGAGGCCCGGGCCGCCGTCGACCTGCGCTACGTCGACGAGCCGCCGTACGGAAAGTTCGGCGAGCCGCGCGAGCCGCACTCCCAGGTGTGGTTCCGGACCAACGGCAAGCTCGCCGACGATCCCCTGCTGCACGTCGTCCTCGCCACCTACGTCTCCGACATGACGCTGCTCGACTCCGTGCTGCTCGCGCACGGGCGGGGCGGCTGGGCCGTCGGGGACGTCGTCGGGGCCTCCCTCGACCACGCGATGTGGTTCCACCGGCCGTTCCGCGCCGACGAGTGGCTGCTCTACGACCAGGAGTCCCCGTCCGCGTACGGCGGCCGGGGACTGGGACAGGCCCGTATCTACACGCAGGACGGGCGGCTGGCCATCACGGTGATCCAGGAGGGCGTGGTCCGCGTCCCGCGCGAGCCGGGCGCTAGCTGA
- a CDS encoding PucR family transcriptional regulator ligand-binding domain-containing protein, producing MPDSTVPPTPPVPLSALLAREDLALRRIAGPDDPGTVVHWVHTSEMTDPYPYLLGGELLLTAGVHIPEAAGSGTYFDDYVSRIVAAGGAALGFGVAPVHDTVPRALVAACERYGLPLLEVPPQTTFSGVARAVWQLMAQARLSELRRVTEAQQSLASAASRPDPVPSVLRQLAQRLGGWAVLYGPEGAEIAGAGRKPGEDAGSALAELARVVRPADAGAPPTPHSPPTSSLTNRPHPTSAADTVSGTHLAAYALGAGRGFVLGVAAPGRAPGDHTIVSVAAVLLSLLTAEQQSGTGAARSSALVRLLLGAAPEDVAPLLGDGRPWVVVHARPDGEGAQVVPDAVAASALGAALGSALVDPAGDVVRVLVPADRAPDPLPGWTLGVSAAVAPGDWPAADTQAARALARARATRVPLLRHAPRPALADLVPPGEAAAHARTLLAPVTAHPALPETLRTWLSLHGSWDRTAVALSVHRNTVRQRIARCAALLEADLDDPDVRMELWFALRHI from the coding sequence ATGCCGGATTCGACGGTTCCCCCGACGCCTCCCGTCCCTCTCTCCGCTCTCCTGGCCCGCGAGGACCTGGCCCTGCGCCGGATCGCCGGTCCGGACGACCCCGGCACCGTCGTCCACTGGGTGCACACCTCGGAGATGACGGACCCCTATCCGTACCTGCTGGGCGGGGAACTGCTGCTCACCGCGGGCGTGCACATCCCCGAGGCGGCGGGGTCCGGCACCTACTTCGACGACTACGTGTCCCGGATCGTGGCGGCGGGCGGCGCGGCCCTGGGCTTCGGGGTGGCGCCGGTGCACGACACGGTGCCGAGGGCGCTGGTCGCGGCGTGCGAGAGGTACGGCCTGCCGCTGCTGGAGGTGCCGCCGCAGACCACCTTCTCGGGCGTGGCCCGCGCCGTCTGGCAGCTCATGGCCCAGGCCCGCCTGTCCGAACTCCGCCGCGTCACGGAGGCCCAGCAGAGCCTGGCCTCGGCCGCCTCCCGCCCCGACCCGGTCCCGTCGGTCCTCCGGCAGCTCGCCCAGCGGCTGGGCGGGTGGGCCGTGCTGTACGGGCCGGAGGGGGCGGAGATCGCGGGGGCGGGTCGGAAGCCCGGGGAGGATGCGGGCTCGGCGCTGGCGGAGCTGGCGCGGGTGGTGCGGCCGGCGGACGCGGGGGCTCCGCCCACACCCCACTCCCCACCGACGTCCTCCCTGACGAACCGCCCCCACCCCACCTCCGCCGCCGACACCGTCTCCGGTACACACCTCGCCGCCTACGCCCTCGGTGCCGGGCGCGGCTTCGTGCTCGGGGTGGCCGCCCCGGGGCGCGCGCCGGGGGATCACACCATCGTGTCCGTCGCCGCCGTGCTGCTGTCCCTCCTCACCGCGGAACAGCAGAGCGGTACGGGTGCCGCCCGTTCCTCCGCGCTGGTGCGGCTGCTGCTGGGGGCCGCCCCCGAGGACGTCGCACCGCTGCTCGGTGACGGGCGGCCGTGGGTCGTCGTGCACGCCCGTCCGGACGGGGAGGGCGCGCAGGTCGTACCCGACGCCGTCGCGGCCTCCGCGCTGGGTGCCGCGCTCGGGTCCGCCCTGGTCGACCCGGCGGGCGACGTCGTACGGGTCCTGGTCCCGGCCGACCGGGCACCGGACCCGCTACCGGGCTGGACCCTGGGCGTCAGCGCCGCCGTCGCACCGGGGGACTGGCCCGCCGCCGACACCCAGGCGGCCCGCGCCCTGGCCCGGGCCCGCGCCACCCGCGTCCCGCTGCTCCGGCACGCCCCGCGCCCCGCCCTCGCCGACCTGGTCCCGCCCGGGGAGGCGGCGGCCCACGCCCGCACCCTGCTCGCGCCCGTCACGGCCCATCCCGCGCTCCCCGAGACGCTGCGCACCTGGCTCTCCCTGCACGGCAGTTGGGACCGCACGGCCGTCGCCCTGTCCGTGCACCGCAACACCGTGCGGCAGCGCATCGCCCGGTGCGCGGCCCTGCTGGAGGCCGACCTCGACGACCCGGACGTACGCATGGAACTCTGGTTCGCGCTGCGGCACATCTGA
- a CDS encoding sodium:solute symporter produces the protein MAVDYLVIVVYLAGMLAMGWWGMRRARSKSEFLVASRRLGPAMYSGTMAAIVLGGASTIGGVGLGYQYGLSGAWMVFTIGLGLLVLSVFFSARIARLKVYTVSEMLDLRYGGGRAGVISGVVMWAYTLMLAVTSTIAYATIFDVLFDINRTLAIVLGGSIVVAYSTLGGMWSITLTDMVQFVVKTIGVLLLLLPIAVVKAGGFAAMKAELPTGYFDPLGIGGETIFTYVLIYTFGMLIGQDIWQRVFTARSDRTARWGGTVAGTYCLAYALAGAVIGTAARVLYPKLGSADDAFATIVKEELPVGVRGLVLAAALAAVMSTSSGALIACATVANNDIWSRLRGIGKGAPPDDHDEVKGNRAFILLMGLAVIATAIAIDNVVEALTVAYNLLVGGLLVPILGGLVWKRGTVYGALASVATGGLAVTVLMATHGILANEPVYYGLLASLAAYAIVSLATPATDAAVLAAWRERLAGGSPELASEPVPASQ, from the coding sequence ATGGCCGTCGACTACCTCGTGATCGTCGTCTACCTGGCCGGCATGCTCGCCATGGGCTGGTGGGGCATGCGCCGCGCCCGGTCCAAGAGCGAGTTCCTGGTGGCCAGCCGCCGGCTCGGCCCGGCCATGTACTCCGGCACCATGGCGGCGATCGTCCTCGGCGGCGCCTCCACCATCGGCGGTGTCGGGCTCGGCTACCAGTACGGCCTGTCCGGCGCCTGGATGGTCTTCACCATCGGCCTCGGCCTGCTCGTGCTCTCCGTCTTCTTCTCCGCCCGCATCGCCCGGCTGAAGGTCTACACCGTCTCCGAGATGCTCGACCTGCGGTACGGAGGGGGCCGGGCCGGCGTCATCTCCGGTGTCGTCATGTGGGCGTACACCCTCATGCTCGCGGTGACCTCTACCATCGCCTACGCCACGATCTTCGATGTCCTGTTCGACATCAACCGCACGCTCGCGATCGTCCTCGGCGGCTCGATCGTCGTCGCCTACTCCACCCTCGGCGGGATGTGGTCGATCACCCTGACGGACATGGTGCAGTTCGTCGTGAAGACCATCGGCGTGCTGCTCCTGCTGCTGCCCATCGCCGTCGTGAAGGCGGGCGGCTTCGCCGCGATGAAGGCCGAGCTGCCCACCGGCTACTTCGACCCGCTCGGCATCGGCGGCGAGACGATCTTCACCTACGTACTGATCTACACCTTCGGCATGCTCATCGGGCAGGACATCTGGCAGCGCGTGTTCACCGCCCGCAGCGACCGGACCGCCAGGTGGGGCGGGACCGTCGCCGGCACCTACTGCCTCGCGTACGCCCTCGCCGGTGCCGTCATCGGCACGGCGGCCAGGGTGCTGTACCCGAAGCTCGGCAGCGCGGACGACGCCTTCGCGACCATCGTGAAGGAGGAACTGCCCGTCGGAGTGCGGGGGTTGGTGCTGGCCGCAGCCCTGGCCGCCGTGATGTCCACGTCCTCCGGCGCGCTGATCGCCTGCGCCACCGTCGCCAACAACGACATCTGGTCCCGGCTGCGGGGCATCGGCAAGGGTGCGCCGCCCGACGACCACGACGAGGTCAAGGGCAACCGGGCCTTCATCCTGCTCATGGGCCTCGCGGTGATCGCCACGGCCATCGCCATCGACAACGTCGTGGAGGCCCTGACCGTCGCCTACAACCTCCTCGTCGGCGGACTGCTCGTGCCGATCCTCGGCGGCCTGGTGTGGAAGCGCGGCACGGTGTACGGCGCCCTCGCCTCCGTCGCGACCGGCGGACTCGCGGTCACCGTGCTGATGGCGACCCACGGCATCCTCGCCAACGAGCCCGTCTACTACGGCCTGCTCGCCTCGCTCGCCGCGTACGCGATCGTCTCCCTGGCGACTCCCGCCACCGACGCCGCCGTCCTGGCCGCCTGGCGCGAGCGGCTCGCCGGGGGCTCCCCCGAACTCGCGTCCGAACCGGTCCCGGCTTCCCAGTAA
- a CDS encoding S28 family serine protease produces the protein MRKALRWLLALTVLIGTLGTAGAATAADATGTDATTDIKERLLSIPGMSLVEEKPYTGYRFFVLNYTQPVDHRKPSKGTFQQRITVLHKDVARPTVFFTSGYNVSTTPRRSEPTQIVDGNQVSLEYRFFTPSRPAPADWSKLDIWQAASDQHRVFKALKGIYGKKWISTGGSKGGMTATYYERFYPRDMDGVVAYVAPNDVVNKEDSAYDRFFARVGTKECRDRLNAVQREALVRREPLEKKYAAYAQDNGLTFKTIGSLDKAYEAVVLDYVWGFWQYSRLKDCDQIPADAKNATDDQIWDSVDTISGFSAYADQGLETYTPYYYQAGTQLGAPTIEFPHIEKKYIRYGYQPPRNFVPRDIPMKFQPQAMRDVDTWVRHNARRMLFVYGQNDPWGAEPFRLGQGAKDSYVLTAPGMNHGANVAGLVPEQKDLATARILDWAGVASSAVQADPQAAKPLAKYDAKLDKRDTQREMTLRP, from the coding sequence ATGCGCAAGGCGCTCAGATGGCTGCTGGCGCTCACGGTGCTCATAGGCACACTGGGCACGGCGGGAGCGGCCACCGCCGCCGACGCCACCGGCACCGACGCCACCACCGACATCAAGGAAAGGCTGCTCTCCATACCGGGCATGAGCCTGGTCGAGGAGAAGCCGTACACCGGCTACCGCTTCTTCGTCCTGAACTACACACAGCCGGTCGACCACCGCAAGCCGTCGAAGGGCACGTTCCAGCAGCGCATCACCGTGCTGCACAAGGACGTCGCGCGCCCGACGGTCTTCTTCACCAGCGGCTACAACGTCTCCACGACGCCCCGCCGCAGCGAGCCGACCCAGATCGTGGACGGCAACCAGGTCTCCCTGGAATACCGCTTCTTCACCCCGTCCCGGCCCGCCCCGGCCGACTGGTCCAAGCTGGACATCTGGCAGGCGGCCAGCGACCAGCACCGCGTCTTCAAGGCGCTGAAGGGCATCTACGGCAAGAAGTGGATCTCCACGGGCGGTTCGAAGGGCGGCATGACCGCCACCTACTACGAGCGCTTCTACCCGCGTGACATGGACGGCGTGGTCGCCTACGTCGCCCCCAACGACGTGGTGAACAAGGAGGACTCGGCCTACGACCGCTTCTTCGCGCGCGTCGGCACCAAGGAGTGCCGCGACCGGCTGAACGCCGTGCAGCGCGAGGCGCTGGTGCGCCGCGAGCCGCTGGAGAAGAAGTACGCCGCCTACGCGCAGGACAACGGCCTCACCTTCAAGACCATCGGCAGTCTGGACAAGGCCTACGAGGCAGTCGTCCTCGACTACGTGTGGGGCTTCTGGCAGTACAGCCGGCTGAAGGACTGCGACCAGATCCCGGCCGACGCGAAGAACGCCACCGACGACCAGATATGGGACTCCGTCGACACGATCTCCGGTTTCTCCGCCTATGCCGACCAGGGCCTGGAGACCTACACGCCGTACTACTACCAGGCCGGCACACAGCTCGGCGCGCCGACGATCGAGTTCCCGCACATCGAGAAGAAGTACATCCGCTACGGCTACCAGCCGCCGCGCAACTTCGTCCCGCGTGACATTCCCATGAAGTTCCAGCCGCAGGCGATGCGGGACGTCGACACCTGGGTCCGGCACAACGCCCGCCGGATGCTCTTCGTCTACGGCCAGAACGACCCGTGGGGCGCGGAGCCGTTCCGCCTCGGCCAGGGCGCGAAGGACTCCTACGTCCTCACCGCCCCCGGCATGAACCACGGCGCCAACGTCGCGGGCCTCGTGCCCGAGCAGAAGGACCTCGCCACCGCCCGCATCCTCGACTGGGCCGGAGTCGCCTCCAGCGCCGTGCAGGCCGATCCGCAGGCGGCGAAGCCGCTGGCGAAGTACGACGCCAAGCTGGACAAGCGGGACACGCAGCGGGAGATGACGCTGCGGCCGTAA